A single window of Kitasatospora sp. HUAS MG31 DNA harbors:
- a CDS encoding MBL fold metallo-hydrolase, with the protein MTQAPERPAAPADHPERLTAGHPFRQWKTWRIPGTRLTLTGYSRANDKTFFHIPELRCSLDAGLCEGRQVDTVFLTHTHHDHAKDLDFLAAKASGVDIHLPAAALPYTESYLRASAELNHGPAYDPALAGHRLHGVRHGDEFTFGRGGHHVRVVECEHKVPCVGYAFAETRTALTPALEELRRTLVAEGRGAEFGRRVARLRAEGTEVDREVRRPLFAYLGDTHVDVFARNPWLFDYPVVITECTYLDDSELDRADRVGHTVWSRLRPVVEAHPETLFVLIHFSLRHSDREVLEFFRTTWARDGRPDNVLLWVHPDSALPEQHQHT; encoded by the coding sequence ATGACCCAGGCACCCGAGCGGCCCGCCGCCCCCGCCGACCACCCCGAGCGGCTGACGGCCGGCCACCCCTTCCGGCAGTGGAAGACCTGGCGGATCCCCGGCACCCGGCTGACCCTCACGGGCTACTCCCGCGCCAACGACAAGACCTTCTTCCACATCCCCGAGCTGCGCTGCAGCCTCGACGCGGGTCTGTGCGAGGGCCGGCAGGTGGACACCGTCTTCCTCACCCACACCCACCACGACCACGCCAAGGACCTCGACTTCCTCGCCGCCAAGGCCTCCGGCGTCGACATCCACCTCCCGGCCGCCGCCCTGCCCTACACCGAGTCCTACCTGCGGGCCTCCGCGGAGCTCAACCACGGCCCCGCGTACGACCCGGCCCTGGCCGGCCACCGGCTGCACGGCGTGCGGCACGGCGACGAGTTCACCTTCGGCCGCGGCGGCCACCACGTGCGGGTGGTGGAGTGCGAGCACAAGGTGCCCTGCGTCGGGTACGCCTTCGCGGAGACCCGCACCGCGCTCACCCCCGCCCTGGAGGAGCTGCGGCGCACGCTGGTCGCCGAGGGCCGCGGCGCCGAGTTCGGCCGCCGGGTGGCGCGGCTGCGCGCCGAGGGAACCGAGGTCGACCGGGAGGTCCGCCGCCCGCTGTTCGCCTACCTCGGCGACACCCACGTGGACGTCTTCGCCCGCAACCCCTGGCTGTTCGACTACCCGGTGGTCATCACCGAGTGCACCTACCTGGACGACTCCGAACTGGACCGCGCCGACCGGGTCGGGCACACCGTGTGGAGCCGCCTGCGCCCGGTGGTCGAGGCCCACCCCGAGACCCTGTTCGTACTGATCCACTTCAGCCTGCGCCACTCCGACCGCGAGGTCCTGGAGTTCTTCCGCACCACCTGGGCCCGCGACGGCCGCCCGGACAACGTCCTGCTCTGGGTCCACCCCGACAGCGCCCTCCCCGAGCAGCACCAGCACACCTGA
- a CDS encoding CHAP domain-containing protein, which produces MRRTLNRVAHTRLAVTAVLTAAVFGALGAGSAEAATPGSKIAATAKSQLGADACGKNGKGYDGGRGQTNSCSRGHEAHAWCADFAGWVWAKNDVRYVDELTDAAKSFYTYGKKHDTLHNTPKVGDAIVYNYGGDFKDDHVALVTKVEKNTAGKIVSIDIIGGNQGAEPGHVTPHPGVKTFKVGQVLFGKKISGYVSPVTG; this is translated from the coding sequence ATGCGAAGGACGTTGAACCGTGTCGCGCACACCCGTCTCGCCGTCACCGCGGTGCTGACCGCGGCCGTCTTCGGGGCGCTCGGCGCCGGGTCGGCGGAGGCCGCCACGCCCGGCTCGAAGATCGCGGCCACCGCCAAGAGCCAGCTCGGCGCCGACGCCTGCGGCAAGAACGGCAAGGGCTACGACGGCGGCAGGGGTCAGACCAACAGCTGCTCGCGCGGCCACGAGGCGCACGCGTGGTGCGCCGACTTCGCGGGCTGGGTCTGGGCGAAGAACGACGTGAGGTACGTCGACGAGCTCACCGACGCGGCCAAGAGCTTCTACACCTACGGCAAGAAGCACGACACCCTGCACAACACGCCCAAGGTCGGCGACGCCATCGTCTACAACTACGGCGGCGACTTCAAGGACGACCACGTGGCGCTGGTGACCAAGGTCGAGAAGAACACGGCCGGCAAGATCGTCTCGATCGACATCATCGGCGGGAACCAGGGTGCCGAGCCCGGCCACGTCACCCCGCACCCGGGCGTCAAGACCTTCAAGGTCGGCCAGGTGCTGTTCGGCAAGAAGATCAGCGGCTACGTGTCGCCCGTCACCGGCTGA
- a CDS encoding sensor histidine kinase: MGSLRLRFTLVFGVMFFVAAAAVLVVSVVLVDNSMRYTLDLAFPAASPLEPPHSAELQRYLAVQRAAQPATRRNIQETMQFNLVFKGGLAVVAVGVIATTAGWLVAGRLTRPLRVISATAERVAGSTLHRRIDLQAPPGEVKSLADSFDGMLDRLDQAFAGQSRFIANAAHELKTPIAVNRTLVEVAMNRTDAPPELRQLGENLLAVSARHERLIDALLTLARAENSVTDSVAVDLAELAESVLDTAAAEAARRGVTVEDRTGPAVVTGDPVLLEQVVRNLVDNAVRYNRPGGVVTVTVAPVRDGVELEVGNSGPQIAAHEVPLLFAPFRRLTDRVGSARGSGLGLSIVRAVARAHGGEASARPRPGGGLTVRVLLPAGPRAFGPRGRTGAPAQGIR, translated from the coding sequence ATGGGGAGTCTGCGGCTGAGGTTCACCCTGGTGTTCGGGGTGATGTTCTTCGTCGCGGCGGCGGCCGTGCTGGTGGTGTCCGTGGTGCTGGTGGACAACTCCATGCGGTACACCCTCGACCTGGCCTTCCCCGCCGCCTCCCCCCTGGAGCCGCCGCACTCGGCGGAGCTGCAGCGGTACCTGGCGGTGCAGCGGGCCGCGCAGCCGGCGACCCGCCGGAACATCCAGGAGACGATGCAGTTCAACCTGGTGTTCAAGGGCGGTCTGGCGGTGGTCGCCGTCGGGGTGATCGCGACCACCGCGGGCTGGCTGGTGGCGGGCCGGCTGACCCGGCCGCTACGGGTGATCAGCGCGACCGCCGAGCGCGTCGCGGGCAGCACCCTGCACCGCCGGATCGACCTCCAGGCCCCGCCGGGCGAGGTGAAGTCCCTGGCGGACTCCTTCGACGGCATGCTGGACCGGCTGGACCAGGCGTTCGCCGGCCAGTCCCGGTTCATCGCCAACGCCGCCCACGAGCTGAAGACCCCGATCGCGGTCAACCGGACCCTGGTCGAGGTGGCCATGAACCGGACCGACGCCCCGCCCGAGCTCCGGCAGTTGGGCGAGAACCTGCTGGCCGTCAGCGCCCGCCACGAGCGGCTGATCGACGCCCTGTTGACCCTCGCTCGGGCGGAGAACTCGGTGACCGACTCGGTGGCGGTGGACCTGGCCGAGCTGGCCGAGTCGGTGCTGGACACGGCCGCGGCCGAGGCCGCGCGCCGCGGCGTCACCGTGGAGGACCGGACCGGGCCCGCGGTGGTGACCGGCGACCCGGTCCTGCTGGAACAGGTGGTCCGCAACCTGGTCGACAACGCCGTCCGCTACAACCGGCCCGGCGGCGTGGTGACGGTCACCGTCGCCCCGGTCCGGGACGGCGTCGAGCTGGAGGTCGGCAACTCCGGCCCGCAGATCGCCGCGCACGAGGTCCCGCTGCTGTTCGCGCCGTTCCGGCGGCTGACCGACCGGGTCGGCTCGGCCCGGGGCAGCGGGCTCGGCCTGTCGATCGTCCGGGCGGTCGCCCGGGCGCACGGCGGCGAGGCCTCGGCCCGGCCCCGGCCGGGCGGCGGGCTCACCGTCCGGGTCCTGCTGCCGGCCGGGCCCCGGGCGTTCGGGCCGCGCGGGCGGACGGGCGCACCCGCTCAGGGGATCCGGTAG
- a CDS encoding response regulator transcription factor, with amino-acid sequence MRVLVVEDEEMLATAVAEGLRQEAFAVDVVHDGEAATERLAVNRYDVMVLDRDLPGLHGDEVCRRTVASGAEVRILMLTVSATLADRVEGLNLGADDYLAKPFAFAELLARIRALGRRARPATPPVLERSGLRLDPHYRSASRDGRPLALSRKEFAVLEELLRAQGAPVSAEELLERAWDENIDPFTTVVRVTIRALRRKLDAPPLIETITGTGYRIP; translated from the coding sequence ATGCGCGTACTGGTGGTGGAGGACGAGGAGATGCTGGCCACGGCGGTCGCCGAGGGCCTCCGGCAGGAGGCGTTCGCGGTGGACGTGGTGCACGACGGGGAGGCGGCGACCGAGCGGCTGGCCGTCAACCGGTACGACGTGATGGTCCTCGACCGCGACCTGCCGGGGCTGCACGGGGACGAGGTCTGCCGCCGGACGGTGGCGTCCGGGGCCGAGGTCCGGATCCTCATGCTGACCGTCTCCGCCACGCTGGCCGACCGGGTCGAGGGGCTGAACCTCGGGGCCGACGACTACCTGGCGAAGCCGTTCGCGTTCGCCGAACTCCTCGCCCGCATCCGGGCGCTGGGCCGCCGGGCCCGGCCGGCCACGCCGCCGGTGCTGGAGCGCTCGGGCCTGCGCCTCGACCCGCACTACCGGTCGGCCAGCCGGGACGGGCGCCCGCTCGCCCTGTCCCGCAAGGAGTTCGCGGTGCTGGAGGAGCTGCTGCGGGCCCAGGGGGCACCGGTCTCGGCCGAGGAGCTGCTGGAGCGCGCCTGGGACGAGAACATCGACCCGTTCACCACCGTCGTCCGGGTCACCATCCGCGCCCTGCGCCGCAAGCTGGACGCCCCGCCGCTGATCGAGACCATCACCGGGACCGGCTACCGGATCCCCTGA
- a CDS encoding amphi-Trp domain-containing protein — MKDLKFEQKRSMSRVEAAAQLEAVAAALRRGGEAELEFGPGTLELRVPEEVRAEFEVEVGDGEIELEIELKWSTGAAERAA; from the coding sequence GTGAAGGACCTGAAGTTCGAGCAGAAGCGTTCGATGTCGCGGGTGGAGGCCGCGGCGCAGCTGGAGGCGGTGGCGGCCGCCCTGCGCCGGGGCGGTGAGGCCGAGTTGGAGTTCGGTCCGGGGACCTTGGAGCTGCGTGTGCCGGAGGAGGTGCGGGCGGAGTTCGAGGTGGAGGTCGGCGACGGCGAGATCGAGTTGGAGATCGAGCTGAAGTGGTCGACCGGCGCGGCGGAGCGGGCCGCGTAG
- a CDS encoding aromatic ring-hydroxylating dioxygenase subunit alpha, whose translation MTEARPPSDGPRPHWSSALPPYPADALPETVPDLRRIGIDPQAWYPVALSRRVPPERTFAAVFAGERIVLYRGRSGRVHALEDRCAHRQVPLSLGVVEGDVLRCCYHAWAYRGNGHLSQIPYLPKGCERPPRGVRSYPVREAFGLVFVFPGDPERAESAPFPVLPQYGAATHRTMTFSRTVRCHYSFMHENLLDMNHQFLHRSVLGRIQPELLGYATGPRFVEARYRFVPTGGRKDRGAGLLSAEGRGGRQNPDVITIRTEYPYQTLQAVPEGTELPAFSLWAAYVPEDAEQRTNHAYGLLMIAKPPVPGVLHLAWPLIRRFTERVFAQDRMAVEAEQRAWDEQGEDRNHEVFPLILDLRQVLRRNGVPLPSGASGADGGQRAAAAADGHRPSMPTDRRQP comes from the coding sequence ATGACCGAGGCCCGACCCCCATCGGACGGCCCCCGGCCCCACTGGTCGTCGGCGCTGCCGCCGTACCCGGCGGACGCCCTCCCGGAGACCGTCCCCGACCTGCGGCGCATCGGGATCGACCCGCAGGCGTGGTACCCGGTGGCGCTGTCCCGGCGGGTGCCGCCGGAGCGCACCTTCGCCGCCGTGTTCGCCGGGGAGCGGATCGTGCTGTACCGGGGCCGGAGCGGCCGGGTGCACGCCCTGGAGGACCGGTGCGCGCACCGCCAGGTGCCGTTGAGCCTCGGCGTGGTGGAGGGGGACGTGCTGCGCTGCTGCTACCACGCGTGGGCGTACCGCGGGAACGGGCACCTCTCGCAGATCCCGTACCTGCCCAAGGGCTGCGAGCGGCCGCCGCGGGGGGTGCGGTCGTACCCGGTCCGGGAGGCGTTCGGGCTGGTGTTCGTCTTCCCGGGTGATCCGGAGCGGGCGGAGTCGGCGCCGTTCCCGGTGCTGCCGCAGTACGGCGCGGCCACGCACCGGACCATGACGTTCTCCCGGACGGTGCGCTGCCACTACTCGTTCATGCACGAGAACCTGCTGGACATGAACCACCAGTTCCTGCACCGCAGCGTGCTGGGCCGGATCCAGCCGGAGCTGCTGGGGTACGCGACCGGTCCGCGGTTCGTGGAGGCCCGCTACCGGTTCGTGCCGACCGGGGGCCGGAAGGACCGCGGGGCCGGGCTGCTGTCCGCGGAGGGGCGCGGCGGGCGGCAGAACCCGGATGTGATCACCATCCGCACCGAGTACCCGTACCAGACGCTGCAGGCCGTCCCCGAGGGCACCGAGCTGCCCGCGTTCTCGCTCTGGGCGGCGTACGTGCCGGAGGACGCCGAGCAGCGCACCAACCACGCGTACGGGCTGCTGATGATCGCCAAGCCGCCGGTCCCGGGGGTGCTCCACCTGGCGTGGCCGCTGATCCGCCGGTTCACCGAGCGGGTGTTCGCCCAGGACCGGATGGCGGTGGAGGCGGAGCAGCGGGCCTGGGACGAGCAGGGTGAGGACCGCAACCACGAGGTGTTCCCGCTGATCCTGGACCTGCGCCAGGTGCTCCGCCGCAACGGCGTGCCGCTCCCGTCCGGGGCGTCGGGCGCCGACGGCGGGCAGCGGGCCGCGGCGGCCGCCGACGGCCACCGCCCGTCCATGCCGACCGACCGGAGGCAGCCGTGA
- a CDS encoding cytochrome C oxidase subunit I yields MSSRRPRGATGTGTGTGPAAAEVRAAVSRLEGYLAWEAEISAAHRDAETFACRFDWLPDGQRREIEQAYAADRLRYAEGVVDRAVTRCQQLKEEYSRRYRLACARWSAACLAVMAVTGLLAALPVLLRG; encoded by the coding sequence ATGAGCAGCAGACGGCCACGCGGCGCAACCGGGACCGGAACCGGGACCGGGCCCGCGGCGGCGGAGGTCCGGGCGGCCGTCTCCCGGCTGGAGGGCTACCTCGCCTGGGAGGCCGAGATCTCCGCCGCCCACCGGGACGCCGAGACCTTCGCCTGCCGGTTCGACTGGCTGCCGGACGGGCAGCGCCGCGAGATCGAGCAGGCCTACGCCGCCGACCGCCTGCGGTACGCCGAGGGCGTGGTGGACCGGGCGGTGACCCGCTGCCAGCAACTCAAGGAGGAGTACAGCCGCCGCTACCGCCTGGCCTGCGCCCGCTGGTCCGCCGCCTGCCTGGCCGTGATGGCGGTCACCGGACTGCTGGCGGCCCTGCCGGTCCTGCTGCGCGGCTAG
- the alr gene encoding alanine racemase, whose amino-acid sequence MTPSGRPRPAARDRRPPGERHARPERAPRPERPDRPEHAGRLERPDHPERPDRHGRPVRAAAAHGCGAGGAPRAEAVVDLAAIAGNTRLLAAHARGAVMAVVKADGFGHGAVPVARTALAHGASWLGVTSTAEALALRAAGITAPVLSWLHLPDEDFVPALRAGVDLAVPSPSHLAGIAAAADRARVTARVHLKVDTGLRRNGVAPADWPAVVEQARALERRGLLTVHGLWSHLVHADGTGPETALQVAAFERAAAVARRAGLRPALLHLANSGACLTAPRTHYDLVRVGLGLYGVEPVPGRDHGLRPAMTLRARAVAARPVAAGEGVSYGHEYTAARDGTLLLVPLGFADGVPRAAAGRARMWVAGSRRPVAGRIAMDQCVLDAGAHPVGPGEEVLVFGPGDHGEPTVADWARWAGTNPHEVLTGIGPRVPRRHLPAPGRPAGNPTPDPCPSPSPSDSATDEETTDRA is encoded by the coding sequence ATGACACCCAGCGGCCGACCGAGACCAGCCGCCCGCGACCGCCGCCCGCCCGGAGAGCGGCACGCCCGGCCCGAGCGGGCGCCGCGGCCCGAACGCCCCGACCGCCCGGAGCACGCCGGCCGCCTGGAACGGCCCGACCATCCGGAGCGCCCCGACCGTCACGGCCGTCCCGTCCGGGCGGCGGCCGCCCACGGCTGCGGGGCCGGCGGGGCGCCGCGGGCCGAGGCCGTGGTCGACCTGGCGGCGATCGCCGGCAACACCCGGCTGCTCGCCGCCCACGCCCGCGGCGCCGTGATGGCCGTGGTGAAGGCCGACGGGTTCGGGCACGGCGCCGTGCCGGTCGCCCGGACCGCGCTGGCCCACGGGGCGAGCTGGCTGGGCGTCACCTCGACCGCCGAGGCGCTGGCCCTGCGGGCGGCCGGGATCACCGCACCGGTCCTCAGCTGGCTGCACCTGCCCGACGAGGACTTCGTCCCCGCCCTGCGGGCCGGCGTCGACCTGGCCGTTCCCTCGCCGTCGCACCTCGCCGGCATCGCCGCGGCGGCCGACCGGGCCCGGGTCACCGCCCGGGTCCACCTCAAGGTCGACACCGGACTGCGCCGCAACGGCGTCGCCCCGGCCGACTGGCCGGCCGTGGTCGAGCAGGCCCGGGCGCTGGAGCGGCGCGGCCTGCTCACCGTCCACGGCCTGTGGTCGCACCTGGTGCACGCGGACGGGACCGGCCCCGAAACCGCCCTGCAGGTGGCCGCGTTCGAGCGGGCGGCGGCCGTGGCCCGGCGCGCCGGACTGCGGCCCGCCCTGCTGCACCTGGCCAACTCCGGAGCCTGCCTGACCGCGCCGCGGACCCACTACGACCTGGTCCGGGTGGGCCTCGGCCTGTACGGGGTCGAGCCGGTGCCCGGCCGGGACCACGGGCTGCGGCCCGCCATGACCCTCCGGGCGCGGGCCGTGGCGGCCCGGCCGGTGGCGGCCGGCGAGGGCGTGTCGTACGGACACGAGTACACCGCCGCCCGGGACGGCACCCTGCTGCTGGTCCCGCTGGGCTTCGCGGACGGCGTGCCCCGGGCGGCCGCCGGGCGGGCCCGGATGTGGGTGGCCGGGAGCCGGCGGCCGGTCGCCGGCCGGATCGCCATGGACCAGTGCGTGCTGGACGCGGGCGCGCACCCGGTCGGTCCCGGCGAGGAGGTCCTGGTGTTCGGCCCGGGCGACCACGGTGAACCCACCGTCGCCGACTGGGCCCGCTGGGCGGGCACCAACCCGCACGAGGTGCTCACCGGGATCGGCCCCCGGGTCCCCCGCCGCCACCTCCCCGCCCCCGGCCGCCCGGCCGGGAACCCCACCCCCGACCCGTGCCCCAGCCCCAGCCCCAGTGACAGTGCCACTGACGAGGAGACCACCGACCGTGCCTGA
- a CDS encoding BREX system ATP-binding domain-containing protein encodes MDSTECRNGLDRTAAGDGPARTAAEPLVGRRRETDLLGRALERAATGAGGGSVLLRGEAGIGKTALLAWAGQRARGAGFTVLRAVGAEAEREFAFGVLHQILWPLLDDARSLTAPQREALEYVLGRREGEVPGGFMVGAAALALLAEAARRRPLLLLVDDLHWVDSSSATVLAFLHRRSADLPLVLVGAGRPEGTAAEIWPDRPVEVTALAEADAETLVRRRYPALAATTASRVLQEADGNPLALVELPRQLAQGQLRGVLPLPDRLPLGQRLEALFADRLGDLSPPAARVLLLAALAGGAAAGDAGAWLRTAAGGRAEQVLDEIEAGGLAVLEPAGRLAFRHPLVRSAVISAAAGSEQREAHRLLAEGLAADDPRRLLHEASAAVLPDQALAERLQEAGRRLARRGADAEGALLLDRAAALSADPDDRARRLTWAAVMAARGGQLPYTARLVAEIETAAVPPDIAPLFAYAVVYVDQSHRIDFESSAALLPAALDALTAPGAESFGGLAEQAYFKLLLAATYTDDPRAWRALAAHREHVSEPARLCHRAWSDPARTAHGVAEELRALIGRMSRAQEAGAAWLLLWTASAVDAADEDLWRRFTGQHGYATQGSIAKARVHRDYLRGRWDAAEDCLREAEAAEELGYHTNALMFRLTWAQVLAGRGDEAALEALDRRLRPVAAGAGMRFVTDRLDHLRALAALGHGRYEEAYARLARLTPPGELPPGLPWFHQPFIDLVAAAVHTGRHREARAHLAAGRAARMAEISARHAFLLAAAEALAADEEEAEDRYRAAHAVPGAESWVFDLARLRLAHGSWLRRRHRAEAREVLGEALHAFRALGAGPWADRCAEELRAAGQPAGAPASGVERLLTGQELRIARLAATGLTNKEIGARLRLSPRTVGAHLYKVFPKLGITTRAALSQALDPAPDQA; translated from the coding sequence ATGGACAGCACGGAATGCCGCAACGGCCTGGACCGGACGGCCGCGGGGGACGGTCCCGCCCGGACGGCGGCCGAGCCGCTGGTCGGCCGCCGCCGCGAGACGGACCTGCTCGGCCGGGCTCTGGAACGGGCGGCGACCGGCGCCGGCGGCGGCTCGGTGCTGCTCCGCGGCGAGGCCGGGATCGGCAAGACCGCGCTGCTCGCCTGGGCCGGGCAGCGGGCCCGCGGCGCCGGATTCACCGTGCTCCGGGCGGTGGGCGCCGAGGCCGAGCGGGAGTTCGCCTTCGGCGTCCTGCACCAGATCCTCTGGCCGCTGCTGGACGACGCCCGCTCCCTGACCGCCCCTCAGCGCGAGGCCCTGGAGTACGTCCTCGGCCGCCGCGAGGGCGAGGTGCCCGGCGGCTTCATGGTCGGCGCCGCCGCCCTGGCCCTGCTCGCCGAGGCGGCCCGCCGCCGCCCGCTGCTGCTCCTGGTCGACGACCTGCACTGGGTGGACTCCTCCAGCGCCACCGTGCTGGCCTTCCTGCACCGCCGCAGTGCCGACCTGCCGCTGGTGCTGGTGGGCGCCGGCCGCCCGGAGGGCACGGCGGCCGAGATCTGGCCGGACCGGCCGGTGGAGGTCACCGCCCTCGCCGAGGCCGACGCCGAGACCCTGGTACGCCGCCGCTACCCCGCCCTGGCCGCCACCACCGCGAGCCGGGTCCTCCAGGAGGCCGACGGCAACCCGCTCGCCCTGGTGGAACTGCCCCGGCAGCTGGCGCAGGGCCAGCTGCGCGGCGTCCTCCCGCTGCCCGACCGGCTCCCGCTCGGGCAGCGCCTGGAGGCCCTGTTCGCGGACCGGCTGGGCGACCTCTCCCCGCCGGCCGCCCGGGTGCTGCTGCTGGCCGCACTGGCCGGCGGCGCCGCGGCCGGCGACGCCGGCGCGTGGCTGCGCACGGCGGCCGGCGGCCGGGCCGAGCAGGTCCTGGACGAGATCGAGGCCGGCGGGCTCGCCGTCCTCGAACCCGCCGGGCGGCTGGCCTTCCGGCACCCGCTGGTCCGCAGCGCGGTGATCTCCGCCGCCGCCGGGTCCGAGCAACGCGAGGCCCACCGCCTGCTCGCCGAGGGCCTGGCCGCCGACGACCCGCGCCGGCTGCTCCACGAGGCCTCGGCCGCCGTCCTCCCCGACCAGGCGCTGGCCGAGCGGCTGCAGGAGGCCGGCCGCCGGCTGGCCCGGCGCGGCGCCGACGCCGAGGGCGCGCTGCTGCTCGACCGGGCCGCCGCCCTCAGCGCCGACCCCGACGACCGGGCCCGCCGGCTCACCTGGGCCGCGGTGATGGCCGCCCGCGGCGGACAACTCCCGTACACCGCACGGCTGGTGGCCGAGATCGAGACCGCCGCCGTACCGCCGGACATCGCCCCGCTGTTCGCCTACGCCGTGGTCTACGTCGACCAGAGCCACCGGATCGACTTCGAGTCGTCCGCCGCCCTGCTGCCCGCCGCCCTGGACGCACTGACCGCGCCCGGCGCGGAGTCCTTCGGCGGCCTCGCCGAACAGGCGTACTTCAAACTGCTGCTGGCCGCCACCTACACCGACGACCCGCGGGCCTGGCGGGCCCTGGCCGCCCACCGCGAGCACGTCTCCGAACCGGCCAGGCTCTGCCACCGCGCCTGGTCCGACCCCGCCCGCACCGCCCACGGAGTGGCGGAGGAACTGCGGGCCCTGATCGGCCGGATGAGCCGGGCCCAGGAGGCCGGCGCCGCCTGGCTGCTGCTGTGGACGGCCTCCGCGGTGGACGCCGCCGACGAGGACCTGTGGCGGCGGTTCACCGGCCAGCACGGCTACGCCACCCAGGGCTCGATCGCCAAGGCCCGGGTCCACCGCGACTACCTGCGCGGCCGCTGGGACGCCGCCGAGGACTGCCTGCGGGAGGCCGAGGCCGCCGAGGAACTCGGCTACCACACCAACGCCCTGATGTTCCGCCTCACCTGGGCCCAGGTGCTGGCCGGACGCGGCGACGAAGCCGCCCTGGAGGCCCTCGACCGGCGGCTGCGCCCGGTCGCCGCCGGCGCCGGCATGCGGTTCGTCACCGACCGCCTGGACCACCTGCGGGCCCTCGCCGCCCTCGGCCACGGCCGCTACGAGGAGGCGTACGCCCGACTGGCCCGGCTCACCCCGCCCGGCGAACTCCCGCCCGGCCTGCCCTGGTTCCACCAGCCGTTCATCGACCTGGTCGCCGCCGCCGTGCACACCGGCCGGCACCGCGAGGCCCGCGCCCACCTGGCCGCCGGCCGGGCCGCCCGGATGGCCGAGATCTCCGCCCGCCACGCCTTCCTGCTCGCCGCCGCCGAGGCCCTGGCCGCCGACGAGGAGGAGGCCGAGGACCGCTACCGCGCCGCCCACGCCGTCCCCGGCGCCGAGAGCTGGGTGTTCGACCTGGCCCGGCTGCGACTGGCCCACGGCTCCTGGCTGCGCCGCCGCCACCGCGCGGAGGCCCGGGAGGTGCTGGGCGAGGCGCTGCACGCCTTCCGCGCCCTGGGCGCCGGGCCGTGGGCGGACCGCTGCGCCGAGGAGCTGCGGGCCGCCGGGCAGCCGGCCGGCGCCCCCGCGTCCGGGGTCGAACGGCTGCTGACCGGCCAGGAGTTGCGGATCGCCCGGCTCGCCGCGACCGGCCTCACCAACAAGGAGATCGGCGCCCGGCTGCGGCTGTCCCCGAGGACCGTCGGCGCCCACCTCTACAAGGTCTTCCCCAAGCTGGGCATCACCACCCGGGCCGCCCTCTCCCAGGCCCTGGACCCGGCCCCGGACCAGGCCTGA
- a CDS encoding D-alanine--D-alanine ligase family protein — protein sequence MPDTPPAIPTEPYRPGPSRPAGRTAVTVLFGGRSGEHEVSCASAAGILTHLDRGRHRVRPVRITADGEWVPGPDDLPAAGYRPEDLARLTPARGRTAWDSLRAAVPLLGAADVVLPALHGPYGEDGTVQGLLELLGVPYVGSGVAASSAGMDKDVTKRLLAAAGLPVAASALLRGPGDGLDEAQRRRLGLPVFVKPARAGSSLGVTRVDSWDGLDGAVAAARAADGKVLVEEAVLGREVDLAVLEFPDGGLHVGPPLEIRVGRDRPFFDHDAKYRDGATRFEVPARLPAGLADRLRETALEVFEVLGCSGLLRVDFLLRDGADPVVNEVNTFPGFTAASQYPRIWAAAGMLYHELLDVLIDTALARAGRRRPAGAPGPHPASAVR from the coding sequence GTGCCTGACACCCCGCCCGCGATCCCCACCGAGCCGTACCGCCCCGGTCCCTCCCGCCCCGCCGGACGGACCGCGGTGACCGTGCTGTTCGGCGGCCGCAGCGGCGAGCACGAGGTCTCCTGCGCCTCGGCCGCCGGCATCCTCACCCACCTCGACCGCGGCCGCCACCGCGTCCGGCCGGTCCGGATCACCGCCGACGGCGAGTGGGTGCCGGGACCCGACGACCTGCCGGCGGCCGGCTACCGCCCCGAGGACCTGGCCCGGCTCACCCCCGCCCGGGGCCGCACCGCCTGGGACAGCCTGCGGGCCGCCGTCCCCCTGCTCGGCGCCGCCGACGTGGTCCTCCCGGCCCTGCACGGCCCGTACGGGGAGGACGGCACGGTCCAGGGGCTGCTGGAGCTGCTGGGCGTCCCGTACGTCGGCAGCGGGGTGGCGGCGAGCTCCGCCGGGATGGACAAGGACGTCACCAAGCGGCTGCTGGCCGCGGCCGGGCTGCCGGTGGCCGCCTCGGCCCTGCTCCGCGGGCCCGGGGACGGACTCGACGAGGCGCAGCGGCGGCGGCTGGGTCTGCCGGTGTTCGTCAAGCCGGCCCGGGCCGGCTCCAGTCTGGGCGTGACCAGGGTCGACTCCTGGGACGGGCTGGACGGGGCCGTGGCGGCCGCCAGGGCGGCGGACGGCAAGGTGCTGGTGGAGGAGGCGGTGCTCGGCCGGGAGGTGGACCTCGCGGTGCTGGAGTTCCCGGACGGCGGCCTGCACGTCGGGCCGCCGCTGGAGATCAGGGTGGGCCGCGACCGGCCGTTCTTCGACCACGACGCCAAGTACCGTGACGGCGCGACCCGGTTCGAGGTGCCGGCCCGGCTACCCGCCGGGCTCGCGGACCGGCTGCGGGAGACGGCGCTGGAGGTGTTCGAGGTCCTCGGCTGCTCGGGCCTGCTGCGGGTCGACTTCCTGCTGCGGGACGGTGCCGACCCCGTGGTCAACGAGGTGAACACCTTCCCCGGCTTCACCGCCGCCTCCCAGTACCCCCGGATCTGGGCCGCCGCCGGGATGCTCTACCACGAGCTGCTCGACGTACTGATCGACACCGCCCTGGCCCGGGCCGGGCGCCGCCGACCGGCCGGCGCGCCGGGCCCGCACCCGGCTTCCGCCGTCCGGTGA